In Meleagris gallopavo isolate NT-WF06-2002-E0010 breed Aviagen turkey brand Nicholas breeding stock chromosome 5, Turkey_5.1, whole genome shotgun sequence, a single window of DNA contains:
- the LBHD2 gene encoding LBH domain-containing protein 2 translates to MTEVMNTREPVMEEFALSQSPEEEGGPSSQAFPDSREKYPKLSKRLPSIVVEPTESGEVESGELRWPPEDLKSAEDKGLHGDQRVCVQQQQQQMDLEDTLAHPAPEVEDSTDTLESRTEKDE, encoded by the exons ATGACAGAGGTGATGAACACACGGGAACCGGTGATGGAGGAATTTGCTCTCAGTCAGTCTCCTGAGGAGGAAGGGGGCCCTTCCAGCCAG GCTTTCCCAGACTCACGTGAGAAGTACCCCAAGCTGTCCAAGAGACTGCCATCGATTGTGGTGGAGCCAACTGAGTCCGGTGAGGTGGAGAGCGGGGAGCTGCGCTGGCCTCCCGAGGACCTGAAATCAGCAGAAGACAAGGGTCTTCACGGTGACCAAAGAGTCTgtgtccagcagcagcagcagcagatggatCTGGAAG ATACTTTAGCGCATCCAGCTCCAGAAGTGGAAGACAGCACAGATACTCttgaaagcagaactgaaaaggATGAGTAG